The proteins below come from a single Papaver somniferum cultivar HN1 chromosome 11, ASM357369v1, whole genome shotgun sequence genomic window:
- the LOC113324819 gene encoding 1-aminocyclopropane-1-carboxylate oxidase homolog 1-like, with translation MGSDQPGEPHLYDRNKELKAFDETKAGVKGIVDAGIEKIPRMFVRTQDEFTEDLPYTVVSGDQFQLPVVDLQDIDSRRNEIIDEIRRATMTWGFFQLVNHGIPVSVTNEMIEGTRRFHEGDIEVKKQLYVRDLSTIVHYDSNFDLYQSRSANWKDTFRCRLLNPDPIDPQLIPSTCRDIIVEYWKHIVNLGNTLAELFSEALGLSKDHLKGMDCTKYLTLAAHYAPACPEPELTMGSTKHSDQSFFTILLNDHIPGLQVLHQNHWVNVKPIHGALTINVGDIMQLLSNDKYKSSQHRVVANHVGPRISVACFYRASVEKPTLLYPIKELISESNPPVYKEITFEEFVKYSHSRSPDGVSTLDHFKV, from the exons CTTCGATGAAACAAAAGCTGGTGTCAAAGGAATAGTTGATGCGGGAATTGAAAAAATTCCTAGAATGTTTGTCCGGACACAAGATGAGTTCACTGAGGACTTGCCATATACAGTGGTCAGTGGGGATCAGTTTCAGCTTCCAGTTGTTGACCTCCAGGACATTGATAGTCGACGTAACGAGATTATCGATGAAATCAGGCGTGCAACGATGACTTGGGGATTCTTTCAATTGGTGAATCATGGAATACCTGTAAGTGTGACCAATGAAATGATCGAAGGAACACGTAGATTTCACGAGGGGGATATAGAGGTGAAGAAACAGTTATACGTGAGAGACCTCAGCACAATAGTACATTATGATAGCAACTTTGATCTTTACCAATCAAGATCTGCTAATTGGAAGGATACCTTTCGATGTCGTTTGTTAAATCCAGATCCTATAGATCCCCAACTAATTCCTTCTACTTGTCG AGACATAATAGTTGAGTACTGGAAGCATATTGTGAATCTAGGAAATACTCTTGCTGAGTTATTTTCTGAGGCTCTAGGTCTAAGCAAGGACCACCTTAAAGGCATGGACTGTACAAAATACTTGACACTCGCGGCGCACTATGCTCCAGCATGCCCTGAGCCTGAACTGACCATGGGTTCAACGAAGCATTCAGACCAAAGTTTCTTCACGATACTTCTCAATGATCATATTCCTGGACTACaggttcttcatcagaatcactgGGTCAATGTCAAACCCATCCATGGAGCCTTAACTATAAACGTTGGCGATATAATGCAG CTCTTAAGCAATGACAAATATAAAAGCTCGCAGCATAGGGTAGTTGCAAACCATGTCGGACCAAGAATATCAGTAGCGTGCTTTTACAGAGCAAGTGTGGAAAAACCTACACTGCTGTATCCAATAAAGGAACTAATATCGGAAAGTAATCCCCCTGTATACAAAGAAATAACATTTGAAGAGTTTGTCAAGTATTCCCATTCTAGAAGTCCCGATGGCGTTTCCACCCTGGACCATTTTAAGGTTTGA